GAGTTGAGGTTTGGATTAAAGTTTAGTATTTAATAGGTATGAGTGAATTTTGAATCCTATTATTTTAGTGATATGATATAGAAAAATTAGATGCATATTTATGTGTTAAACAAAAGTGTGGTGTTGATTGAATTACGTGTGATAATTAATTATGGGGTGCCAAATTGttgatgtcatcaatttctctCTCTATTGGCAACTTGAACAAAAAAAGGTATTACCGGATAGAAGTTGACATAATTGTTATGGACTTTATTATGTCAAAATAAATGTTCTGCACTTAATTTCCTTTTCAAATTTGGTCATTTGGCAAATTCATCCAAAATAAAAGCGTAAAAAAGTATAAGAAAATTGGATGATTGAATTTACTCTGGTGCTGGgctcattttttttgttttaaattcaatttaaatatcgaatctattaaaattaaaatattttttgtacttagtcctaagtttttttaaataatacggTCAAATGCCACTGGAATTAAAACACAGTAGTTTAATACCATTACTTAGAAtataccaaaatattttgttcttATCGTATTACATTAAAAGAGAATGTACGCAAAATCTGGGATTTTTCAAGTATATTCTCAATCTtgcatctttttttatttacaattaatgaataaaatatttacaatgctattgaaaaatgtattatatCTACTCACGCATTGGTTATATATCAAATCCAATCCTTTTGGCTGGAAAAGCAATGTTTCTTTTAAAGCAATGTTTCTTTCAAACATATTATCCTATAGATTCAGCCTTGAGTTTGAGATGTATCCAATTCTATCGGTTGCTTTCTCCCTCTCTCAAGCGAGTGTAAGTCCTTGCTCAGTCGAAAGATGAAATATCGAGCTTAGGTTATCTTTGGGCGAGAGATTTATACTTCTCAAATTTCTTTCAGTCATTATTAGCAAGGAGATATTGGGTCCGAATGGTGACCGCGGAATTGATAATATTAGCGGGACGGAATTTATATGCGGTACGGTCTAAGTGGGGTTAGTGCGGTTTGTGGGACAAGTGCGGTTTTGACCAAATTAGCGGTGCGGAATTGTGTTGATTGGTGAACATGTATAGTTTGCGGAAttgaacaattaaaaataataatattaaacaaaaatatcaatgaaatcaatataattttgatgttttcttttattaactagaaaaataaataataaatataaatctagctatatataataaagaagTCAATattagaatatttatttatttttacaattaaaattctaaattttatgaatataacaaaataagaaTAACATATGAGAGCTAAAAAGATTTTTTACattctttcttaagaaaataattttatagttatacatacatatatatttctttagtTAGGTTAAAgttaagattaaaatttaaaattcggTTGAGCCGGTTGGACCGGTCGACCATTGATCCATTTATagttatacatacatatatatttctttagttagtttttttttaataatattataatttcaaTCTGTTTATTTAGTAATAatgttataattgtttttatagttttaaatattaatcttaaattcatatatatatatatatatatatatctttatttattatattttatcttatgtttttgtttgatcCTAATTTTAAGAgtctaataattaaattatgaatgccacaaatatttaaaagtttaataatatCAATTAAATACTGCGTTAGTAAAAAAACGTTAATCATATAATTATCAGTCATTAAATAGTTGTTACTACACGTCCCCACGTGCACATAATACATATTAGTAGTATATTACTACTCTTGTATATCATTATTTGtattgttaaaaataatatgtctTTCAAAAATTTGTGAAAGgcgtttttttaaaataccGCACACTTTTTCATGTGTTCGCGGTTTTGCATGTTTATTGATTTTATGTGAGTTATCGAAGTTCGTGTGCGGATTTTAATTCTTATTTGcgtttttcattaaaaaacgCTGTGTGAAAAAGTAATTACGTAAATGGTGACACTGAAGCgtttttgtaaaaaaagttGAAATCCGCCCCGCACATGTGTCGCCAATCATAACCATTGTCTAGTACAACTTGGAACAAAGAAAATCCTGGAGATTTTCAGGAAAAGAATTTTATAGCTACAACAAACTCCGCCGGAGAAGAACACCTAGCTAGAAGATTTGATCGGAGATGGTAAGGAAGTGTTGCAGTGAGGACTTCcagatttttctttatatgccACAAAATGGTTACACGTGGATTGCGCTTTCTTTTGATCCTTATCTTAAGTGTGTATGTGGTTaacttaaacaaaattgtaCGAGAACCAATTTCAAAACTTTAATGAAaagtttgttgacaaaaaaaatcacttcaAGTCAGTTAATTActattaaaattgttaaaaaaacatttctaacCTTTTTGGTTTCTGAAAAATGGTAATGATCTTCACCATGTATTGTcatgaaatcaaataaaattaaaccagAAAGGTTAGTCATACGAGATCTTGAAGTACAAAAGACATTTAAATTTCATGTTTTGGATATTCATAAGATCCCATCATATCCAAACCTTTTCCCAAATGGTTCTCTTTTTGCTAATATGGACCATTTATTTTGGAGAGTTAACCCAAAAatagaggatcatcagtttgcctggatattatggtatatttggaagggccGGAACAACAAAGTGTTCAGTAACCTGGATGTTGATCTGAGGGAAACGCTTCGATTAGCAGAAGTTAAATCAACACTGTGGGCTAAGTCACATGTTATTAATGATCATAGGTTGACACAGGAAGTACAGGTAAGGCCAGATTTAGGAAccacaggaagatggtgtttcacagacGGTTCTTGGAAAGATAAAGAACTTTTTTCAGGACACGGATGGTTCAGTACGTTACCAGGGTTTGATGGTTTATTAGGGGCAAAGAATGTAAGGGCATGCTTCTCACCTCTTCATTCGGAGATAGAGGCTTTAATTTGGGCAATAGATATATGAAAAACTTAAGgtaatttcaggttacgtttgcgacgaattgttctcaattggtgaagatggtttcggaaccagaggaatgaccagcatttgaaagctacctggaaGATATTAAGCTTTTGCGGCGCAGTTTCGTCAACTCAGATATTGTTCATGTTTCTAGGACGGAGAACATAAAGGCGGATAGCTTGCCACGTAGTGCtcggaaacaaccgtctttcgtcgtgcACATGGACGCAGAGTTACCacattggtttacagagtctacatGAATCTGTAAATGtctgctgtcaaaaaaaaaaagatattcatAAGAAGTtcaaaacataatctaaaaatacaaaaaacgtttAGAACTTCATGTTACAAAACTTCGCTTCACAAATTCAAAGTGATATGggtatttttgaaaactaaataACAGAATACACTAATACTAACGTTGATGTGTGACAATGATAACAAATGAACCGTAACAAAACTTCATGGTTTAGTTATTCACTAACAAGCAATTAGGACTTGATCATACAGCAAAGGTTATATTTGATCTAAATCACAGATTTACATTAATCATCATCAACAAACAAAAGCTACTACAGAAGATATCATGTATAGGAATACAATACTTAGATTAGAACTATCATCCTAACTGACATACTCAAAAAACGATATTCAAATTAATCAGCTTCAAATAAAGTCTCAGCCTAAAATATtgtaaatgttaaaaattacaaattaaataaattaagaaaaaaaaattatatgaaattttcagataaaatcaaatataaacaaTACTTTAATTTATGGGcaaatttgtatttgaatttttatttatgtggttaaataaaaacaaaaaaacttagatatgatatataaaataatttttttttcaaaatatagtaTTAACTAATTTAACTTAGTCACATATAAACTTTTCAACCATACTAAGTTATCAAACCAAATTAGTAAAAGATCTATTTTTGAAGACACAAAAAGTTGTTTgttaacatataaataatacaatttcatcaaatatatttttaccaaattaaaatttttaaaatataagtatatataacaGTATGTTCAAGAAGGTATGGAATCCGACTCTTGATTCcacatgtttaaaaaaaaattatataatttattattaatttgacTCAAAATAAGCGTAATACATTAATAATACATTTAAATCATAGaataaactataaatttatgTTGACACTGATCCAAGCAATAATTAGTCCAACAgacatccaaataaaaaaaaaacataatatgatACAATAATGAAATATGGtctgaataataaattaaagtaGTACAAGTGGAaccatataatttttgtttttgaaaatattatatatataccgtAAATTAAACATCTGTGCGGACGTGCTGATCAAActctaatatataattaaaacataaatatttccttgaacttaactattttttgtagGTTTTAAATTTAATACACCTTCTATTCTATGTTTAACCAAACTAAACTGATTCATTAGTTGTACTATAGGGGCACGACCCCCGCACAAGCGCGGGGATGTGTACGTTGTTGTGTTGTCTCTAACTCTGCAAGAGAAACCGATGTTTGTGAAGTTGTTTTACTGAgatttgaagaaaatgaagttttaTGAGGTGTTTTGAACTGCGagttttattgttgttgttgttggaaaGAGCGATTGAAATGGATTGTTTTTTTGCTGATACCTATTTGAAATAACTTTGCACACTCCCAAGTCCCAACGATAATACGGTTAGTTTAAAGTTTTGATGGACCATAATAGGTCTGAAAAGTGTAATATCTGATATTTATTGCAGAGTATTATATTGTAATGGTAGGAGTGACATgaccatattattattttcaatatgCTAGGATTCATCAAGACTGccattattatttacaaataaagTTACTTGTCTCGGGGGAGAGAGAGTTTGCAGAAAATGCAAGACGCTACCAAAgttcaaaatgaaaaaaaaaaaaggaaattagcAATAATAAAAGACACGAAAGCTAAGTGAGCGCTGACCGTATTTTCTAGAAGATGATGTTGCTTGTCAACCTTCACCAGACTGTAGCTTGGTTGCTGCTACTACTCTCAGATGTAGTTGAACATGTGTTATTTTAAATTAGCAAGAAGAGAAAGtgttttttagcaaaaaaaaaaaaaaaaaaaaagaagagaaagtgtTGCAAAACTTATATTACTCCACCTTCGCATGAGTGCTAAAGAAGCTATCATCGCTGATTGTAGAGATGGTGAAGTTACTGGTTGGGGGTGAAATTTTATGGAGTGAAACGAATTTGGAAAACGTATCCTTTGCCAGCTAGCTCTTCAAGGCATCTTGGTAGCCATTGCAGACACATCTTTCTTGGTGAGTTTAATCATCTCCCTATCAAAGACCACAAACATGGCACTATCGTTGCCGTCATAACCGGTAGATCAACATGGAACCTGGATAAAGAGGGCGATAAATGTGAGcatatttgtaaatttggctttACTTTTAGATACTTGTAAGGATATACACGTCGAACCTAATAACCCCAGTCACATTCGGAGAAACACATCTGTTGCACCGAAGGGAAGTGTTGGATTTGTCCAACTTCCTGCTGCATCACTATCCATTTTGTTGGAGGACCCAACTATCCCAGCTATACAAATAAAATCAGCTTCATGTGTCTAAACAGAaacctatgttacatggaaacggaagtgggtacgtggaagcggaagcgtaaggaagcgcagaagcgagattttttaaaatattaggaagcgggtacgtattggaagcgtatatccatatataaataaatatatatatatgcaaaatttttaaaaaattaggactaaaaattatatgatttaaatttgaaataaaacatttattcatttataataattttgaaatgattttatattaaaactgtaaaaatacacataaattatgtttacaaaaaatattatattaattatttttaatacttcataaataattgacactatgtttcaatatgtgctatatctttaataaaaaatctcaatgcataaagataatttatagtattatttttgatatttgtatatttataactcaatattcattactattaattttttttattttatatagattaaaactatggttttatattttattgatatacattgtattttttttttaaacggaagcgtgattccaaaacggaatcataagcttccaacaggtttttaaagagaatattttagaaacgttttggaagcgagattctgCAAGCTTCCACGaggttccgattccgattccggttccgaagcgggaagcggacgtccgatgaagcttccgtgcaacgtagACAGAAacaacatagttaccatttgcTGTTGCTATTTTACAGCCACATAGGACTAACAAAATGTGTTCAAAGCGTGAGTTTTACCTGCTCATTAGAGCTGGAGATGAACGTGTTGAGTTCTCTAACTGACACAATTGGTATCAACATGCGTGAAAACCTCTCCTGCTGCACTGCACAAAAACATATCTTTGCCAAATATtaactctttaaattaataatccTCTTACCCAACTACAAGTAGTAATTTCTCCATTTAAGAAATGGTTATTAATGGGAGATATATAACGTTAATTTATTTGGAGTAGGTGATAAACTCTTTAAATTAAAGATCATCGTGCGCCTCGAACAGACACAACTTTTCTCTGGAATAGTCGCCTCTCTTGCAGATAATTATAATTACATTTGACTCTCTCTTATGTATGTAATGTGTAGTCAAGTCACTAAATTTGAACTCCACTCCATTAAATCGTCTCCTTCTCTCCCTTTACATATATACAGTTTGCTCTCTCCCACTAACATTctctagcaaaaaaaaaacagataaatCACCAAAAAACAAAGAAACGATACATCATCTCTCAAGTGTCTAACAATGTGGCACACTACAATATTCTTGCTGACGTTGTATATAACAGGAGCATCACAGCATGGCGTTTAAGAGTGAATATACTCATGATCCAGTTGTTATATTCCTATGTTTCCGGTTTAAGACCCAACTGGAGTTATATCCTAGCGGATGAGGTTGTAAGTCTAAAATCACCGTctttcaattttcaaaaaacatgCAACAATGCAAACTAAAAAATTGATTCTTAAACTTTATTATGCAGAGAACCAAGATGGAAATGACCATTTATCCATGAAGCAATGGCGGAGCCACATTGTAGGTAGGGTGGTCAATTGACCctatgaaatatttaaaatttaacatttaggCTAATATCCACTATTTTTGATGTGGTAACCTAGTTAAAAATTTTCTGTTTGACCCCCATGTGTTGAGTTCAAAACTCAGATACTACCCTTCTAGctgtaataaaataattatgacCCCTGTGAAGTGAAACTCTAGCTCTACCACTGACAGAAAGTGCATATAGATTTAGAAACCTAGAGAACCAAGAAGGACAGTGGGTGGAAATTTTTCGGATAGAAGTTGATCATGCCTATCCAGGTTTCAATGCAACAAACTCTCGATTCAAACTATCTGCTACGCCGTATACTAAAGTCCACACCATCGATCCTCTGAACAAACATCATTACATGGAATTCAAGTGTATTTCCCTCACTTCATGAGCAGAAACTATCCCATAGGTACTAATACTaactactaaaatatatttcagaTAATGTATATGTAAGTAACAAAAGTTAAAGCACTTATCTTGTAGATATAATGGGAGTGGTCTTCAAAGGTGGTGTTTTACATAATAGACAACACGTAGGTACAAAGTAACATATGATCACGGCCAAACGTTTACATTAGTGTAATGGACACACATTGTTTTATTCATAATAGTGAGAGTGAGATAAAATGTGTGGCAACTGGCGATCGTGCTTATGCCTTCTGGGATGGGTTTGAAAATCGCGGAGAGGTGATTGCGGTCCTTAAGATGTGGAGAATCTGGAGGTTTTATAAGTAAGtgtattatattgtttttttagttttaaatgtgTTAGTTGAATAAAATGTTTCCTAAACTCATTTATACAAGTtagtttgatgatgatgatctgtgACTTGAAACCGAGGGTGGGTTATCTGACTTCAGGTTCAATCCACGTTTGCCGGAGGTTGAGGAGTTCATGCAATCGCTACTTAACAGTGATCCTTATGTTCGTAGATACGGAGCTATGAGGCCTTTGTAAAACTTGGATGTTCTCTCTAtttttttggttgtgttttatttgaatatatttttacgcataaaataaaactatggtgaaataaaaataattatctttGTTCTTATCTGATTGCattaagttattttttggtTCAAGGTGTGTAAggaatattttctatatatcatTGAATTTTGAGATAGAAAGATACATAGATACGGAGAGAAAATTATGATAGACTTAAAAATAGTCATTGCACAAACATGTATTATAGCATTAAACATATTGAGATAGAATTACAATATACTTATACactaataataatatctatatatgCAATATATGAATCATAATAATGCTCACACATGCATGCGGGCGGTCCacctaatttttaatataattgaaAGCAAaaatttcttcatattttctaaaaacaCGATCaataatgttttcatatataatattaaacaaataaacaaaatatacaaaCGTATTCAAATTACAGTATGTCAAAGAATTTATACAagtttataatcaaataaaaaattaaaatgatttattttagtaatagaTATCACcaaattacatatttattttaatatcaatTTCAGTTACATTTCAAGGAATAAAAACCCATATGACTAGCCAAATCCTTCTTTAGTAGAGTAGTTAAAGCTATTATTAACAATGGTGATAATGTTGAAAACGAAAAAAAGAAGATGTTAGTTCATTTGAGTTGAATTGATTCAAGTAATTGATCATTAAAAAAGGGGTCAACCCTGATTAAgtaatttttaatacatttcaattattaaaataaataatattctagaaaatatatttttgttaaaaaaataataatatcaaaattcattattttataatctATAAATAAAGATTTGATTCATTTAATTCaaacacataatttttttactataatatttgatattattcaacaattgttttattatataaataataattctgtgtgaaatagataaaaaaattataattaaaattaagtaagttttatttatttaaaagttttagttGATAATTATTATTGACATGTATTTATAAagcaaaaaacagaaaaaaataaatgaaatgtaAAATGGGTactgaatttttcaaaacaaaaaccatTGTAAATATGAATATTGAATAATTGTTAAATGATTATGTGGAAAAGAGGTAATGTGATGTGGAATGTACAAAGTGAAAAGGTGTCGAAGGATATAACCGTTGTGTGGAATTGTGAAAATTGATCGTTATATAGATCGAACTTGTGGGTAGGGCTGAGAATTTTAATCGGAACCGTTTACCCGAAATGGACCGGTTCAGTTATGGCTATATTACCCGAGGGATCCTGCTTCTAATACCCGTAGGCATCAGCTCGGTTTTGATTTTTACCAAATATCAGAACGAGTACCCATTTGGATAAGcagaaaaacaaaaaagcaaCTATGTTAGTACCAGACCACtttaatttacatataatttttttttgtcaatatatataggaTTCACATAATTAATATGTATCTGAAACCAATCTAAAACCGATGATACTcaatccaaaacctaaaccaaaatcTACTAAGTACTTATTGAGTATAGAATTCATATATTCTAAAGATCCACCCGAACCCATTCCGAATATCTGAATTCCCAAGCCTACCTATGAGTCACAGAAACCCCATATATGAATGAATAGCCCAAGACACctacaaaaaaacaaagaaaagtgtAACTAGGGCTGCACATTCGGGTATCTCTTCGGGTATGAATACTATCCAGTCGGGTATATGTTTTCGGATTTTGAAAAATTGTCCCATTCAGGTCGGGTTCGAGTCGGATCCGGGTGGGTTGGGGTTTTATCCGAAGGAACCAAACTACTCGATTCGACTTagatattttatattcacaCATTACTTAAACTTATCcaaaataactttaaaatctaaaaatactCAATTTATGTGGTTCGAATTGGTTACTTTTATCTGAAAGTAACCATGAATATAAagttatttaagtatttttatccaaaacatCCATTTTCATCTACAAGTGaccaaaataactaatataattggtttataattttaatttagatatttatattttataaatataatttaaaaataatattatatatatttatatgtttggaTATTTTCGGATACTCGTTCGGTTCTTGGTGCAGACCGGGTTTGACTTCGGTTTTTCGAATTTTGAGAAATAGTCCCATTCAGATATTTAGATAGGATCCGACCGGATTGGATATCCTATTTTTAGGATCGGTTCGGGTAAATACTTGGGGTATGGATATGATGCCCAGTCTTAGGTATGTATGTCTGTCTCTATCACCACGGCAAAATATACTTCTCAGTTACCAAACAAGCCTACAACTTCATCATctccaaaccccaaaacccTTCTAAAACCCTATCATTCACACTCAGAATTCTCACATTTCCAGCCATGTCAATTTCCAAAGCTGCCCTTCTGCAAACACTCGCTCGAGCCTACCGCCCTCCGCCGTTTTCCGCCGTCCGACGCATGTCTGTCGCGACGCAGGAAGAAGCCGCGGCCGCCGAAAGTCGCCGTCGTAAGCGTCGTATTCGCATGGAGCCACCACCTCTCAACAGATCCAATCAACCTCAAATCTCTAGACCTATCCCGAACCCAAACATCCCGAAGCTACCAGAATCAGTATCCGCCCTCACCGGAAAACGCCTCGATCTCCACAACCACATCTTAAAACTAATCCGACAGAACGATCTCGAAGAAGCCGCTCTCTACACTCGTCACTCCGTCTATTCTAACTCCCGCCCCACGATTTTCACCGTCAACGCCGTTTTAACGGCGCAGCTCCGTCAGTCGAAGTACGGGGCGCTGCTGCAGTTACACGGTTTCATCAACCAAGCTGGCATCGCCGCCAATATCATCACCTACAACTTGATCTTCCAGGCTTATCTTGATCTTAGAAAGCCTGACGTTGCTCTGGAGCATTACAAGCTCTTTATAGATAACGCGCCGTTGAATCCTTCCGTTGCTACTTTTAGGATCCTTGTTAAGGGTTTAGTTGACAATGGGAGTCTTGAGAAAGCCATGGAGATTAAGGAAGATATGAGTGTTAGAGGCTTTGTTCCTGACCCTGTTGTTTATAGCTATCTAATGATAGGTTGTGTGAGGAAGTCTGATGCTGATGGTGCCTTTAAGCTTTATGAGGAGTTGAAGGAGAAGCTTGGTGGGTTTGTTGAGGATGGTGTGGTTTATGGGCTGTTGATGAAAGGTTATTTCATGAAAGGGATGGAGAAGGAAGCTATGGAGTGTTGTGAGGAAGCTATTGGAGAGAACTCAAAGGTTAGGATGAGCGCTATGGCTTATAACTACGTGCTTGAGGCTTTGGGTGAGAATGGGAAGTTTGACGAGGCTTTGAAGTTGTTTGATGAGATGAAAAGGGAACATGATCCACCGAGGCGTTTGGCTTTGAATTTGGGGAGTTTTAATGTGATGGTTAATGGGTATTGTGGTGAAGGAAAGTTTGAGGAAGCATTGGAGGTTTTCAGGCAAATGGGTGAGTTTAGCTGTAGTCCTGACACTTTATCATTCAACAATCTGATGAATCAGCTGTGTGAGAACGGATTGTTGGCAGAGGCTGAGAAGCTTTACAATGAAATGGACGAGAAGAAGGTGAAGCCTGATGAGTACACTTATGGTTTGTTGATGGATACTTGTTTCAAGGAAGGTAAGATAGAGGAAGGAGCTGCGTATTACAAAACGATGGTTGAGTCGAGTCTGAGAACAAACTTGGCGGTGTATAACCGGTTGCAAGATCAGCTGGTTAAAGCCGGGAAACTCGGCGATGCGAAATCCTTCTTTGATATGATGGTGAGCAAGCTCAAGATGGACGACGAGGCTTACAAATTCATCATGAGGGCGTTAAGTGAAGCTGGGAGACTGGACGAGATGCTTAAGATTGTGGACGAGATGCTGGGTGATGAAACTGTTAGAGTGAGCGAAGAAATACAAGAGTTTGTGAAAGAAGAGCTGAGGAAAGGAGGAAGAGAGGATGATTTGCAGAAACTTATGGATGAGAAAGAGAGATTGAAAGAGGAGGCAAAGGCGAAAGAGTTAGAAGCAGCAGAAGCCAAGAAAAGGAGTACAAATATTAGTATAGCTTCGTTAATGAGTCCAAAactagaagaagaaaagaaagaatagGTAAAAGATGCTTTGGGATAATAATGGTGTTGTTGAAGAAGTCATTGTAGGAGAAGAAAGCGTGAATAAGCTATGatccaccttttttttttattatgccAGGATTTTTGCAGTCGTTTTTTCAACCTTGCTTCTGGtttcataaatattattattaacatGGTTTCAAAATAGATCTACTTGATGCTATCTATATGACTCTGCATCGTATTCTTTAATACAGGCTTGTGCATGTAAAATGCAAGTTGTGACAATAAAGTTTAGGAAAAAAGGAGTCCAAACAAGACAAAAGCCATATAATAAATAAGACATAGAGGAAACATAAGACTCTAAAGCCTTGAAGAGGTTATATAATAAAAGTATCCATCATTATATGTACATGTTGAAGTTAACCGAAACATATGACTAGAGAAATACAGAAGCGAAGTAAAGAAATCTAAACCAAACTAGTCTATGGAAGCAACTTATCAAAAACTAAGACTAGAAACATGTTCTTAAAGTCAAAATAAGATGTCCTCTAGAAGTGCATGTTACTCAGAGCTCCGTGGTTCTTTTGCTTGCTCTCTTTTCATCATTGCCTGG
This genomic interval from Brassica napus cultivar Da-Ae chromosome A6, Da-Ae, whole genome shotgun sequence contains the following:
- the LOC106429848 gene encoding pentatricopeptide repeat-containing protein At3g49240, mitochondrial, giving the protein MYVCLYHHGKIYFSVTKQAYNFIISKPQNPSKTLSFTLRILTFPAMSISKAALLQTLARAYRPPPFSAVRRMSVATQEEAAAAESRRRKRRIRMEPPPLNRSNQPQISRPIPNPNIPKLPESVSALTGKRLDLHNHILKLIRQNDLEEAALYTRHSVYSNSRPTIFTVNAVLTAQLRQSKYGALLQLHGFINQAGIAANIITYNLIFQAYLDLRKPDVALEHYKLFIDNAPLNPSVATFRILVKGLVDNGSLEKAMEIKEDMSVRGFVPDPVVYSYLMIGCVRKSDADGAFKLYEELKEKLGGFVEDGVVYGLLMKGYFMKGMEKEAMECCEEAIGENSKVRMSAMAYNYVLEALGENGKFDEALKLFDEMKREHDPPRRLALNLGSFNVMVNGYCGEGKFEEALEVFRQMGEFSCSPDTLSFNNLMNQLCENGLLAEAEKLYNEMDEKKVKPDEYTYGLLMDTCFKEGKIEEGAAYYKTMVESSLRTNLAVYNRLQDQLVKAGKLGDAKSFFDMMVSKLKMDDEAYKFIMRALSEAGRLDEMLKIVDEMLGDETVRVSEEIQEFVKEELRKGGREDDLQKLMDEKERLKEEAKAKELEAAEAKKRSTNISIASLMSPKLEEEKKE